In Thermodesulfobacteriota bacterium, a single window of DNA contains:
- a CDS encoding nitroreductase family protein, producing the protein MDTFECIRKRRDIRSFIEKEVSDEVIMKIIEAGRLAPSAMNLQPWDFIVIKDNQTIKALGPLCTSGKFVVDASFAVVVVTDPSDKWHEIDGARAVQNMALAGWNEGVGCCWIGAINRERVKEMLNIPQNLYVLTILPFGCPEQFTVKRKKNRKSLDEIFHREKFGVKL; encoded by the coding sequence ATGGATACATTTGAATGTATAAGGAAAAGAAGGGATATAAGGAGTTTTATTGAAAAGGAAGTGAGCGATGAAGTAATCATGAAGATAATTGAAGCCGGGAGATTGGCTCCGAGTGCGATGAATCTTCAGCCCTGGGATTTTATCGTAATAAAAGATAATCAGACCATAAAAGCACTAGGGCCTCTCTGCACAAGCGGGAAGTTTGTTGTAGACGCCTCATTTGCCGTAGTTGTCGTTACGGATCCTTCGGATAAATGGCATGAGATAGACGGGGCAAGGGCAGTTCAGAATATGGCACTTGCCGGGTGGAATGAAGGGGTGGGCTGCTGCTGGATTGGAGCGATTAACAGGGAAAGGGTCAAGGAGATGCTCAATATCCCCCAGAATCTCTATGTGCTCACCATTCTTCCCTTTGGGTGCCCCGAGCAATTTACGGTTAAGAGGAAGAAGAATCGCAAATCTCTTGATGAAATTTTTCACAGAGAGAAATTTGGGGTTAAACTTTAA
- a CDS encoding four helix bundle protein, with protein sequence MTKPKKYDLEERTFRFAKQVIKFVNVLPRSISNIEIAKQVVRSSGSVGANYIEANEALGKKDFKMRIKICRKEAKESVYWVKLVEVNDKEREKTRRQLIDEAAQLTKIFSSILEKSK encoded by the coding sequence ATGACAAAGCCAAAAAAGTATGATTTAGAAGAAAGGACATTTAGATTTGCTAAGCAAGTAATAAAATTTGTAAACGTTCTCCCAAGATCAATATCCAATATTGAGATAGCGAAACAAGTCGTAAGATCTTCGGGGTCAGTCGGAGCAAATTATATTGAAGCAAATGAAGCACTTGGGAAAAAGGATTTTAAAATGAGAATTAAAATCTGTCGTAAAGAAGCAAAAGAAAGCGTTTACTGGGTAAAACTTGTAGAAGTGAACGATAAAGAAAGAGAAAAAACTAGGCGACAGTTAATAGATGAAGCAGCGCAACTGACGAAAATATTTAGCTCAATTCTTGAAAAATCTAAATAA
- the hisIE gene encoding bifunctional phosphoribosyl-AMP cyclohydrolase/phosphoribosyl-ATP diphosphatase HisIE: protein MMKIDEIKYDEKGLVPVVVQDAENGQVLMLAYANKEAIERTQDNNRTHFWSRSRKKIWEKGEESGNTQEVKQIFLDCDRDAILVLVDQKGVSCHTGQRTCFFTNLGESNSGAPAFGTMKGGRTLDEVYQVVDDRKRNPKEGSYVSKLFKDGIDSILKKIGEEAGEAVIAAKNNNNNEIIYEVADLWFHSLILLANFRITPEDIYEELGRRFGRKKEEYKK, encoded by the coding sequence GTGATGAAAATTGATGAAATTAAGTATGATGAGAAAGGTCTAGTGCCAGTAGTTGTCCAGGATGCCGAAAACGGACAGGTCCTTATGTTAGCTTATGCGAATAAAGAAGCAATCGAGAGAACCCAGGACAACAACAGGACACATTTTTGGAGCAGGTCCAGAAAAAAAATTTGGGAGAAGGGTGAAGAATCGGGAAACACTCAAGAAGTGAAACAGATCTTCCTTGACTGTGACAGAGATGCTATTCTCGTATTAGTCGATCAAAAGGGCGTTTCCTGCCATACTGGTCAGCGAACCTGCTTCTTTACAAACCTTGGAGAAAGTAACAGCGGCGCACCCGCATTTGGGACTATGAAAGGTGGTAGAACGTTGGATGAGGTATATCAAGTTGTTGACGATAGAAAGCGAAATCCGAAAGAGGGTTCATACGTTAGTAAACTATTTAAGGACGGTATCGACAGTATTTTAAAAAAGATCGGTGAGGAAGCAGGTGAAGCCGTTATAGCCGCTAAAAACAACAATAACAATGAAATAATTTACGAAGTAGCCGATCTATGGTTTCACTCTCTGATATTACTTGCCAATTTCCGAATCACCCCAGAGGATATTTATGAAGAACTCGGAAGAAGATTTGGTCGCAAGAAAGAGGAATATAAAAAGTAG
- a CDS encoding enoyl-CoA hydratase-related protein, translating into MPSPTELLVEERDLISTLTLNRPEKRNLVTPSMLLKIDKQLKRIEKEGKARCVVLRGAGGKAFSSGYDIAAIGENDMMRDYVGDHPLIIAGHSIENFPYPVIAMINGHAFGAGLELAVSCDYRVCVEGAKLGMPPAKLGVIYTYTGIRKFLNLIGIGYSKEMFLIGNPIDANKALGIGLVNEVKGSSEIEEYTYSLANEIASNAPLAMKTMKHMINKWQRNQKLDPADEETLRQMILEVQSSGDYKEGQRAFAEKRKPVFKGS; encoded by the coding sequence ATGCCATCACCTACTGAACTACTTGTAGAGGAAAGGGATTTGATAAGCACGTTAACTCTTAACAGACCGGAGAAAAGAAATCTCGTAACTCCATCAATGCTTCTAAAAATAGACAAGCAACTCAAACGAATCGAAAAGGAAGGAAAAGCGAGATGTGTTGTACTACGCGGGGCTGGAGGAAAGGCATTTTCATCGGGATATGACATTGCGGCAATTGGTGAAAATGACATGATGAGAGACTATGTGGGTGATCATCCGCTGATCATTGCCGGACACAGCATCGAGAACTTCCCCTACCCTGTTATTGCCATGATTAATGGTCATGCTTTTGGAGCTGGCCTGGAGTTAGCGGTGAGCTGTGACTACAGGGTTTGTGTTGAAGGTGCAAAGCTGGGGATGCCTCCTGCTAAATTAGGAGTCATTTACACATATACAGGAATCAGGAAATTTCTAAACCTTATAGGTATTGGCTACTCAAAAGAAATGTTTCTAATAGGAAACCCAATTGATGCAAATAAAGCCTTAGGTATCGGTCTTGTAAACGAGGTTAAAGGTTCATCAGAGATTGAAGAATACACTTACTCACTCGCAAATGAGATTGCTTCTAACGCCCCACTTGCCATGAAGACCATGAAACACATGATAAATAAATGGCAAAGGAATCAAAAGCTTGACCCAGCCGATGAGGAAACCCTAAGGCAAATGATTCTAGAGGTGCAATCAAGCGGTGACTATAAAGAGGGACAGAGGGCATTTGCAGAGAAGAGAAAACCAGTTTTTAAAGGCTCTTAA
- the rpoZ gene encoding DNA-directed RNA polymerase subunit omega — protein MARVTIEDCLAKVENRFALSIAAMKRAKQIAEGAAPLSQETDNKPIVLALREIAEGKVKVKYPKSSERK, from the coding sequence ATGGCGAGAGTAACAATCGAAGATTGCCTTGCAAAAGTGGAAAACAGGTTTGCGCTATCCATTGCAGCTATGAAAAGAGCAAAGCAGATCGCTGAGGGAGCCGCTCCCCTTTCGCAAGAGACCGATAATAAGCCTATAGTACTTGCATTGAGAGAGATTGCCGAAGGAAAAGTAAAGGTTAAGTATCCAAAATCTTCAGAGAGAAAGTAG